A section of the Halopiger aswanensis genome encodes:
- a CDS encoding DUF7344 domain-containing protein: MSNTAASGRSTTARDDCFRSLADATRRALLRLVYEQSPDGIAKDDLIRELAAVTADKSVDDVTDAEYQRAAVACQHTHLPMLLEAGLLAEAENTDTDDTLIVTTDHWAFDEPALENVITGRLDAPAAELDTLFEAVADSRRRLVLSVLAGNARAESDAMDRETLARAVAAREADTDADDVSQDRVATVYSSLVHVHLPLLEDAGLVDTVSDGVAYDGHPELHVSWIGDDAIEAGADGTALAEIDIQIRSEFTITVAAEQSLHE, from the coding sequence ATGAGTAACACAGCGGCCAGCGGACGATCGACGACTGCCCGAGATGACTGCTTCCGGTCGCTTGCGGACGCTACCCGACGCGCCCTCCTCCGACTCGTTTACGAGCAATCCCCCGACGGCATCGCGAAAGACGATCTTATTCGCGAACTGGCGGCGGTAACTGCTGATAAATCGGTCGACGATGTGACGGACGCAGAGTACCAGCGAGCCGCCGTCGCCTGCCAGCACACGCACCTGCCGATGCTGCTCGAGGCGGGCCTCCTCGCGGAAGCCGAGAACACCGACACCGATGACACCCTAATCGTCACGACGGACCACTGGGCCTTCGACGAACCCGCCCTCGAGAACGTCATCACGGGCCGACTCGACGCGCCCGCCGCGGAACTCGACACCCTGTTCGAGGCCGTCGCCGACTCGCGGCGCCGACTCGTGCTCTCCGTCCTCGCGGGCAACGCCCGTGCGGAATCGGACGCGATGGACCGCGAAACGCTCGCTCGAGCCGTGGCCGCTCGCGAAGCCGATACGGACGCCGACGACGTCTCGCAGGACCGCGTCGCGACCGTCTACAGTTCGCTCGTCCACGTTCACCTGCCGCTTCTCGAGGACGCCGGTCTCGTCGATACCGTCTCGGACGGCGTCGCCTACGACGGCCACCCCGAACTGCACGTCTCCTGGATCGGCGACGACGCGATCGAGGCGGGTGCCGACGGAACGGCGCTCGCGGAGATCGACATCCAGATCCGCTCGGAGTTTACGATCACCGTCGCCGCCGAGCAGTCGCTGCACGAGTAA
- the dph2 gene encoding diphthamide biosynthesis enzyme Dph2, giving the protein MSQESEYTEGDLRNTGMQLRHDREWDYELDRIVDAIEERDAKKVGLQFPEGLKRRGPAVADDLRELADDDVTFMLSGQPCYGACDLDTYLMKRTDVFVHFGHSPMKNTDKVIYVPLFSNVEVTPIMEEALDTLEPPEETEGVGLVTTAQHMNRYDEMSAFLEERGYEVHSRRGDERLTHEGQVLGCNYASADVPADQVLYVGGGKFHPLGLAMEHPDKHVVIADPVNNVVTVADTEKFMKQRYASVHKAMDAEKWGVIFCTKIGQGRWEVAQDILEDNDDAYLITMDEVTPDRLRNFDMDAFVNTGCPRITTDDGPQFHKPMLTPGEYEIAVGNKPLDELSFDTFHGTW; this is encoded by the coding sequence ATGAGTCAGGAGTCGGAGTACACCGAGGGGGACCTCCGTAACACCGGAATGCAGCTGCGCCACGATCGCGAGTGGGACTACGAACTGGACCGGATCGTCGACGCGATCGAGGAACGCGATGCGAAGAAAGTCGGCCTGCAGTTCCCCGAAGGACTGAAGCGGCGCGGCCCGGCCGTCGCCGACGACCTCCGCGAACTCGCGGACGACGACGTCACCTTCATGCTCTCGGGCCAGCCGTGTTACGGCGCCTGCGATCTCGATACCTATCTGATGAAACGCACCGACGTGTTCGTCCACTTCGGCCACTCGCCGATGAAGAACACGGACAAGGTGATCTACGTCCCGCTGTTCTCGAACGTCGAAGTTACACCCATCATGGAGGAGGCGCTGGACACCCTCGAGCCGCCCGAGGAGACCGAAGGCGTCGGCCTCGTGACGACGGCCCAGCACATGAACCGCTACGACGAGATGAGCGCCTTCCTCGAGGAACGGGGCTACGAGGTTCACAGCCGGCGCGGCGACGAGCGACTGACCCACGAGGGGCAGGTGCTCGGCTGCAACTACGCGAGCGCGGACGTGCCCGCGGATCAAGTTCTCTATGTGGGCGGCGGGAAGTTCCACCCGCTCGGGCTGGCGATGGAACACCCAGACAAGCACGTCGTCATCGCCGACCCCGTCAACAACGTCGTCACCGTCGCGGACACGGAGAAGTTCATGAAACAGCGGTACGCCTCGGTCCACAAGGCGATGGACGCCGAGAAGTGGGGTGTCATCTTCTGTACCAAGATCGGCCAGGGTCGCTGGGAAGTCGCCCAGGACATCCTCGAGGACAACGACGACGCCTACCTCATCACGATGGACGAGGTGACGCCGGACCGCCTGCGGAACTTCGACATGGACGCGTTCGTCAACACCGGCTGTCCGCGGATCACGACCGACGACGGTCCGCAGTTCCACAAGCCGATGCTCACGCCCGGCGAGTACGAGATCGCCGTCGGCAACAAGCCGCTCGACGAACTCTCCTTCGATACGTTCCACGGCACCTGGTAA
- a CDS encoding DUF7139 domain-containing protein, with protein MPAEQPLDGYLFDLYRRYIGEPENRTDVYLGFGLFLGGVGLAVVALLLFLWSSTFSRTDPAYFTWVQPAYALGMLSLPAMILGVVVLLPADRKTIGVSAAGAAVTVGATLGFLVAYPDNWNFMAETDYTVEVTATYAVGLAGLTASTGAALIAHYLDMAREADRVAVDSSEDEGESYSDEEIQQDIDEAMEDVELSWGGVEKTEHKRLSFSENEFDEVNVSEAGTTTTRSSGVDAQVAGLKGLKGGETKTTTSSATVDDQTQKLKELREQRRAEELAEADDGGRGFLTSLRNSLRNLLKRN; from the coding sequence ATGCCAGCGGAACAGCCCCTCGACGGCTATCTCTTCGACCTTTACCGCCGCTATATCGGCGAGCCGGAGAACCGGACCGACGTCTATCTCGGGTTCGGTCTGTTCCTCGGCGGCGTCGGTCTGGCGGTCGTCGCACTGCTCCTTTTCCTCTGGAGCAGCACGTTCAGCAGAACCGATCCGGCCTACTTCACGTGGGTCCAGCCGGCCTACGCGCTCGGGATGCTCTCCTTACCGGCGATGATCCTCGGCGTGGTCGTCCTCTTGCCCGCTGACCGCAAAACGATCGGCGTCTCGGCGGCCGGCGCCGCCGTCACCGTCGGCGCGACGCTCGGATTCCTCGTCGCCTATCCGGACAACTGGAACTTCATGGCCGAGACCGACTACACCGTCGAAGTGACGGCCACCTACGCCGTCGGCCTCGCGGGACTGACCGCCTCGACCGGCGCCGCACTGATCGCTCACTACCTCGATATGGCCCGCGAGGCCGACCGCGTCGCGGTCGACTCGAGCGAGGACGAGGGCGAGTCCTACTCCGACGAGGAGATCCAACAGGACATCGACGAGGCCATGGAGGACGTCGAACTCTCCTGGGGCGGCGTCGAGAAGACCGAGCACAAGCGCCTGAGCTTCTCGGAAAACGAGTTCGACGAAGTCAACGTCAGCGAGGCCGGGACGACGACCACCCGTTCCTCCGGCGTCGACGCGCAGGTCGCCGGCCTCAAGGGGCTGAAAGGCGGCGAGACGAAGACCACCACCTCGAGCGCGACGGTCGACGACCAGACCCAGAAGTTAAAGGAACTGCGCGAGCAGCGCCGAGCGGAGGAACTCGCCGAGGCGGACGACGGCGGTCGCGGCTTCCTGACGTCACTGCGAAACTCCTTGCGGAACCTCCTCAAGAGGAATTAA